The following are encoded together in the Bos javanicus breed banteng chromosome X, ARS-OSU_banteng_1.0, whole genome shotgun sequence genome:
- the CT55 gene encoding cancer/testis antigen 55, producing MLRFISRALAFWRKVDSSEAERAQHQRLLEGHTKLKTVQGVVTKFCSNYGLIDELIYFSGDVVTGNVLLKVGQKVTAVVEENKTSHGLKAIKVDAFCDNSHGDELPDSCTRISLGCMNSLMEGVEFIHHTAYFSLDVVCKDFEPYQGDRVEVVFSIQPDTQSRKALSVKPLRHKHVHKVCITSLQGRNGVLDDTIFFTLESLKVPDGYEPQVSDMVDAVVVESVQSCYVWRAISMTLVKKG from the exons ATGCTCCGGTTTATTTCCAGGGCTCTTGCCTTTTGGAGGAAGGTGGACTCGTCGGAAGCAGAGAGGGCGCAGCATCAGAGGCTCCTGGAAG GTCACACCAAGTTAAAAACTGTACAAGGAGTCGTGACAAAGTTCTGTAGTAACTATGGCTTGATCGATGAGTTGATCTACTTCAGCGGTGATGTTGTGACTGGCAATGTGCTTCTGAAAGTTGGGCAAAAGGTTACTGCAGTTGTGGAGGAAAATAAAACATCTCATGGATTGAAAGCAATCAAA GTAGATGCTTTCTGTGATAATAGCCATGGTGATGAACTGCCAGACTCCTGTACTAGAATCTCACTTGGCTGTATGAACTCTCTGATGGAAGGTGTTGAGTTCATTCATCACACAGCTTACTTCTCTCTAGATGTTGTTTGTAAAg ATTTTGAGCCTTACCAGGGTGACCGAGTAGAAGTTGTATTTTCCATCCAGCCAGACACACAAAGCAGAAAGGCCCTCTCAGTGAAGCCTCTGAGACACAAGCACGTGCACAAG GTCTGCATTACTAGCCTGCAGGGAAGAAATGGGGTGCTAGATGATACTATCTTTTTCACCCTGGAATCTCTGAAAGTTCCTGATGGCTACGAACCTCAAGTATCTGACATGGTCGATGCAGTTGTGGTGGAGAGTGTTCAGTCCTGCTATGTTTGGAGAGCAATTTCTATGACTCTAGTGAAAAAGGGGTAA